A single Struthio camelus isolate bStrCam1 chromosome 6, bStrCam1.hap1, whole genome shotgun sequence DNA region contains:
- the C6H21orf58 gene encoding uncharacterized protein C21orf58 homolog isoform X2, whose product MDSPPPTARTRHEDMLLNALRRRNDLLQQLREHHLLEELSQPPVAAGGGYCKNYRADPQQLIYQLPFPAPRAEPPRIIQQTMPPQPATIIQQLPQQPPLITQIPPAQPFAAPHSGSIKEDMVEMMLMQNAQMHQIIMQNMMLKALPPMAFAQPAGPSSLAAQQDLQLAAPMVVKAERPRPSTVHHHHHYSPPGVLPPVGYSVWPPALQSGLMGQNGGFPSMVHHLPGSMLPVVHTAEMDGLLPRLPPGL is encoded by the exons ggaCTAGACATGAAGATATGCTTCTAAATGCCCTAAGACGAAGGAATGATCTCCTGCAGCAGCTTAGG GAGCATCACCTTTTGGAAGAACTGTCACAGCCACCtgtggcagctggaggaggatACTGTAAGAACTACAGAGCTGATCCTCAGCAGTTGATCTACCAGCTGCCTTTTCCAGCTCCCCGAGCGGAGCCACCAAGGATCATCCAGCAGACT atGCCTCCGCAACCTGCTACTATCATCCAACAGTTACCTCAGCAGCCCCCACTGATAACACAGATTCCCCCTGCCCAGCCTTTTGCAGCCCCTCACTCTGGAAGCATTAAAGAAG ATATGGTAGAGATGATGTTAATGCAGAACGCTCAGATGCATCAGATCATCATGCAGAACATGATGCTGAAAGCTCTGCCACCAATGGCATTTGCACAGCCTGCAGGACCCAGCTCTCTGGCTGCACAGCAG GATTTGCAGCTTGCTGCTCCCATGGTTGTGAAAGCAGAAAGGCCCAGGCCATCCACAGTGCACCACCATCATCACTACTCTCCCCCAGGGGTGCTACCCCCCGTTGGCTACTCTGTGTGGCCTCCAGCACTACAGTCTGGTCTCATGGGACAGAATGGTGGATTCCCATCCATGGTGCATCATTTACCTGGAAGCATGCTCCCCGTGGTGCATAC GGCAGAAATGGATGGACttctccccaggctgcccccagGTCTGTAG
- the C6H21orf58 gene encoding uncharacterized protein C21orf58 homolog isoform X1: MDSPPPTARTRHEDMLLNALRRRNDLLQQLREHHLLEELSQPPVAAGGGYCKNYRADPQQLIYQLPFPAPRAEPPRIIQQTMPPQPATIIQQLPQQPPLITQIPPAQPFAAPHSGSIKEDMVEMMLMQNAQMHQIIMQNMMLKALPPMAFAQPAGPSSLAAQQDLQLAAPMVVKAERPRPSTVHHHHHYSPPGVLPPVGYSVWPPALQSGLMGQNGGFPSMVHHLPGSMLPVVHTNGWTSPQAAPRSVESSSP, from the exons ggaCTAGACATGAAGATATGCTTCTAAATGCCCTAAGACGAAGGAATGATCTCCTGCAGCAGCTTAGG GAGCATCACCTTTTGGAAGAACTGTCACAGCCACCtgtggcagctggaggaggatACTGTAAGAACTACAGAGCTGATCCTCAGCAGTTGATCTACCAGCTGCCTTTTCCAGCTCCCCGAGCGGAGCCACCAAGGATCATCCAGCAGACT atGCCTCCGCAACCTGCTACTATCATCCAACAGTTACCTCAGCAGCCCCCACTGATAACACAGATTCCCCCTGCCCAGCCTTTTGCAGCCCCTCACTCTGGAAGCATTAAAGAAG ATATGGTAGAGATGATGTTAATGCAGAACGCTCAGATGCATCAGATCATCATGCAGAACATGATGCTGAAAGCTCTGCCACCAATGGCATTTGCACAGCCTGCAGGACCCAGCTCTCTGGCTGCACAGCAG GATTTGCAGCTTGCTGCTCCCATGGTTGTGAAAGCAGAAAGGCCCAGGCCATCCACAGTGCACCACCATCATCACTACTCTCCCCCAGGGGTGCTACCCCCCGTTGGCTACTCTGTGTGGCCTCCAGCACTACAGTCTGGTCTCATGGGACAGAATGGTGGATTCCCATCCATGGTGCATCATTTACCTGGAAGCATGCTCCCCGTGGTGCATAC AAATGGATGGACttctccccaggctgcccccagGTCTGTAGAGTCCTCAAGCCCTTAA